The following proteins come from a genomic window of Actinomarinicola tropica:
- the recF gene encoding DNA replication/repair protein RecF (All proteins in this family for which functions are known are DNA-binding proteins that assist the filamentation of RecA onto DNA for the initiation of recombination or recombinational repair.), with translation MRVDRLWLTDFRSYESAELQLAPGLTAIVGANGEGKTNLVEAIVVLATTASFRGAPTEALVRAGASAAIVRGEGERDGRQLLVEVEITPTGRTRAQVNRQRVARTRDLLDALRVTVFAPDDLDLVKGGPAGRRRYLDDLLVAVHPRHDATRRDLDRVLRQRNALLKQAGGRLDEAAAATLDVWDARLATAGAELGRARRDLIARLVPVLSSAYDTVADTAAEVEVAYEPTWLDADYASVLAEGRQADVRRGLTLVGPHRDEVDLSIGGLPARTHASQGEQRSLAFALRIAGHELVTEEIGVAPILVLDDVFSELDPQRSRALLEALPPGQTILTTAGVLPEGAAPDRSLRIAGGRIVEGDAPVG, from the coding sequence GTGCGCGTCGACCGCCTCTGGCTCACCGACTTCCGCAGCTACGAGAGCGCCGAGCTCCAGCTCGCGCCGGGGCTGACCGCGATCGTGGGCGCGAACGGCGAGGGCAAGACCAACCTCGTCGAGGCCATCGTCGTCCTGGCCACGACGGCCTCGTTCCGCGGCGCGCCGACCGAGGCGCTCGTGCGGGCGGGTGCGAGCGCAGCGATCGTGCGCGGGGAGGGGGAGCGCGACGGACGCCAGCTGCTCGTCGAGGTCGAGATCACCCCGACCGGTCGGACCCGTGCCCAGGTCAACCGCCAGCGGGTGGCGCGGACGCGCGACCTGCTCGATGCGCTGCGCGTCACCGTCTTCGCCCCCGACGACCTGGACCTGGTCAAGGGTGGACCCGCCGGCCGGCGCCGGTACCTCGACGACCTGCTCGTCGCCGTCCACCCCCGGCACGACGCCACCCGCCGGGACCTCGACCGCGTGCTGCGACAGCGCAACGCCCTGCTGAAGCAGGCCGGCGGACGACTCGACGAGGCCGCCGCGGCCACGCTCGACGTCTGGGACGCGCGGTTGGCGACCGCCGGGGCCGAGCTGGGTCGGGCGCGCCGCGACCTGATCGCGCGGCTCGTCCCCGTCCTGTCGTCGGCCTACGACACCGTCGCGGACACCGCCGCCGAGGTCGAGGTGGCCTACGAGCCGACGTGGCTCGACGCCGACTACGCCTCGGTGCTCGCCGAGGGCCGCCAGGCCGACGTCCGGCGGGGGCTGACGCTCGTGGGGCCCCACCGCGACGAGGTGGACCTCTCGATCGGGGGGCTGCCGGCCCGGACGCATGCCTCCCAGGGGGAGCAGCGCTCGCTGGCGTTCGCCCTGCGCATCGCGGGCCACGAGCTCGTCACCGAGGAGATCGGCGTCGCGCCGATCCTCGTGCTCGACGACGTGTTCTCCGAGCTGGATCCGCAGCGCAGCCGCGCCCTGCTCGAGGCCCTCCCGCCCGGACAGACGATCCTCACCACCGCGGGCGTTCTCCCCGAGGGCGCGGCCCCGGACCGCTCGTTGCGCATCGCGGGAGGGCGGATCGTCGAGGGCGACGCCCCGGTGGGATGA
- a CDS encoding DUF721 domain-containing protein — protein MPWSPLPDADGPPPEPVGPSIERVLRSLGAPSSDGLAALFEDWGGVVGEAIASATQPLALEDGRLLVAVRDGGWASQIRWMEPDLLVKVARRLGDGVVTSIEARVRPR, from the coding sequence GTGCCCTGGTCGCCCCTCCCCGACGCCGACGGTCCACCACCCGAGCCGGTGGGCCCCTCGATCGAGCGGGTCCTGCGCTCGCTCGGGGCCCCCTCGTCCGACGGCCTGGCCGCCCTCTTCGAGGACTGGGGTGGGGTCGTCGGCGAGGCGATCGCGTCGGCGACCCAACCCCTCGCGCTCGAGGACGGGCGGCTCCTCGTCGCCGTCCGCGACGGGGGATGGGCGAGCCAGATCCGGTGGATGGAACCCGACCTCCTCGTGAAGGTCGCGCGGCGGCTCGGCGACGGCGTCGTGACCTCGATCGAGGCCCGGGTCCGGCCCCGCTGA
- the gyrB gene encoding DNA topoisomerase (ATP-hydrolyzing) subunit B, with protein MAQQTDTYGADAIQVLEGLEAVRKRPGMYIGSTGPTGLHHLVYEVVDNAVDEAMAGWCSRIEVTLLPDGGCEVRDDGRGIPVDKHPKYPEMSAAEVVLTVLHAGGKFGGGGYKVSGGLHGVGVSVVNALSTKVEVEIDREGERHAMSFVDGGKLETALHVIGPAPGGSGTTVRFWPDPLIFEETTFRATTLLERFQMMAFLNKGLEIAFVDRREDPGAEPTTFRYDGGIVDFVSHVNASKDALFPAVGYYDQAEDTQEVEVAFQWNTGYNADGLHSFANGINTTEGGMHVEGFRKALTNVVNRYARSKNVLKEKDENLQGEDIREGLTAIISVRLQEPQFEGQTKAKLGNVAMRSLVERATNEKLSDWLEEHPNEAKAIVTKAIQAARARIAAQSARAATRRKSALDGAGLPGKLTDCSSRNPAESELYIVEGNSAGGSAKDARDPRTMAILPIRGKILNVERARIDKMLKNTEVQALIQAIGGGVGEEFDITKARYHKVVLLADADVDGSHIRTLLLTFLFRQMRPLVEAGMVYIAQPPLYSTEVGKSKIYLKDDAAKAAFLADNPNHKSEFQRLKGLGEMDAEELWDTTMDPDRRTLLQVTVEQAAIADEVFSILMGEDVESRKHFIQTNAKDVRFLDI; from the coding sequence GTGGCTCAGCAGACTGACACCTACGGCGCGGACGCCATCCAGGTCCTCGAAGGCCTCGAGGCCGTCCGCAAGCGACCGGGCATGTACATCGGGTCCACGGGCCCGACCGGTCTCCACCACCTCGTCTACGAGGTCGTCGACAACGCGGTCGACGAGGCGATGGCCGGGTGGTGCAGCCGGATCGAGGTGACCCTCCTGCCCGACGGCGGCTGCGAGGTGCGCGACGACGGCCGCGGCATCCCCGTCGACAAGCACCCGAAGTACCCCGAGATGTCGGCTGCCGAGGTCGTGCTCACCGTCCTGCACGCCGGCGGCAAGTTCGGCGGCGGCGGGTACAAGGTGTCCGGCGGCCTCCACGGCGTGGGCGTCTCGGTGGTGAACGCGCTCTCCACCAAGGTGGAGGTCGAGATCGACCGCGAGGGCGAGCGCCACGCCATGTCGTTCGTCGACGGCGGCAAGCTCGAGACCGCCCTCCACGTCATCGGCCCCGCCCCCGGCGGCAGCGGCACCACGGTGCGCTTCTGGCCGGATCCCCTGATCTTCGAGGAGACGACGTTCCGGGCGACCACGTTGCTCGAGCGCTTCCAGATGATGGCGTTCCTCAACAAGGGGCTCGAGATCGCCTTCGTCGACCGCCGCGAGGACCCGGGCGCAGAGCCCACCACGTTCCGGTACGACGGCGGCATCGTCGACTTCGTCAGCCACGTCAACGCCAGCAAGGACGCCCTGTTCCCGGCGGTCGGGTACTACGACCAGGCCGAGGACACCCAGGAGGTCGAGGTCGCGTTCCAGTGGAACACCGGCTACAACGCCGACGGCCTCCACTCCTTCGCCAACGGCATCAACACCACCGAGGGCGGCATGCACGTCGAGGGCTTCCGCAAGGCCCTCACCAACGTCGTCAACCGCTACGCCCGGTCGAAGAACGTGCTGAAGGAGAAGGACGAGAACCTCCAGGGCGAGGACATCCGCGAGGGCCTGACGGCCATCATCTCCGTGCGGCTCCAGGAGCCGCAGTTCGAGGGCCAGACCAAGGCCAAGCTCGGCAACGTGGCCATGCGCTCGCTCGTCGAGCGGGCCACGAACGAGAAGCTCTCCGACTGGCTCGAGGAGCACCCGAACGAGGCCAAGGCGATCGTCACCAAGGCCATCCAGGCCGCCCGCGCCCGCATCGCCGCCCAGTCGGCCCGTGCCGCGACCCGTCGCAAGTCGGCGCTCGACGGCGCCGGGCTGCCCGGCAAGCTCACCGACTGCTCGTCGCGGAACCCCGCCGAGTCCGAGCTCTACATCGTGGAGGGCAACTCCGCGGGCGGCTCGGCCAAGGACGCCCGCGACCCGCGCACGATGGCGATCCTCCCGATCCGCGGCAAGATCCTCAACGTCGAGCGGGCCCGCATCGACAAGATGCTGAAGAACACCGAGGTGCAGGCGCTGATCCAGGCCATCGGCGGTGGGGTCGGCGAGGAGTTCGACATCACCAAGGCCCGCTACCACAAGGTGGTGCTCCTGGCCGACGCCGACGTCGACGGCAGCCACATCCGCACGCTGCTGCTCACGTTCCTGTTCCGCCAGATGCGCCCGCTCGTCGAGGCGGGGATGGTCTACATCGCCCAGCCGCCGCTGTACTCGACCGAGGTCGGCAAGTCGAAGATCTACCTCAAGGACGACGCGGCCAAGGCCGCGTTCCTCGCGGACAACCCGAACCACAAGTCGGAGTTCCAGCGCCTGAAGGGCCTGGGCGAGATGGACGCCGAGGAGCTGTGGGACACGACGATGGACCCGGATCGCCGCACGCTCCTGCAGGTCACGGTCGAGCAGGCCGCCATCGCCGACGAGGTGTTCTCCATCCTCATGGGTGAGGACGTCGAGAGCCGCAAGCACTTCATCCAGACCAACGCCAAGGACGTGAGGTTCCTCGACATCTGA
- the gyrA gene encoding DNA gyrase subunit A — MADDDQTPTPEDPTPTPEEGGLSADGALAAIVAGSVEPIEIEREMEQSFLEYAMSVIIARALPDARDGLKPVHRRILWAMSEGGLRPDRSHVKCATVVGDVLGKYHPHGDQSVYDALVRMGQPFSIRHTLIDPHGNFGSPSDPPAAYRYTECRLSPIAMQLLADIDEDTVDFSPNFDGRHDEPDVLPARFPNLLVNGSQGIAVGMATNIPPHNLDEVVDAVVHLLANPEATTDELMAFVKGPDFPTGGKIMGRSGIASAYRTGRGSIRIRATAEIEEHDGGDRIVVTEIPYQTSIEQIEQKTAELVEKREIEGIRAIRNESAKGVTKLVFELKRDAPALVILNNLYKHTPLQVSFGVNMVALVDGVPRTLTLRDALVAYVEHQVEVITRRSEFRLAKAQARAHIVEGLIKALDLIDQIIATIRASEDRAAARESLTAAPFEFSVEQADHILEMQLVRLTRLGRANLETELAELREKITELEAILADEGRLRNVIRDELVAVRDAHATPRVCQLAVDYGDLDIEDLIDDEEVVVTLSEQGYVKTVSIDAFRTQGRGGRGVAGAKLKDEDFVNHVIHTTAHAYLLFFSNRGRVYRLKAHQIPMMERTARGTAIVNLLQLQPDEHIQALIDTRDYETNRYLFFATRQGQVKKTSFTDYDSSLRAGLIALNLRDGDELVAVFPTNGEDDILMTSRNGQTIRFAESEVRPMGRAAAGVRGMRLRDGDVLVAADAVRTDADYVIVTDAGYGKRTAPDRYPRKGRGTQGVKGIALTEQRGEVIAAFMASPEDQLVVVSSNGVLIRTLVGEISEQGRSATGVRVMNLPDGDRVASVAPVTSTDADDDVPLESPDTAPADADVEVDAEA, encoded by the coding sequence ATGGCCGACGACGACCAGACCCCGACCCCCGAGGATCCGACGCCCACGCCCGAGGAGGGCGGGCTCTCCGCCGACGGCGCGCTGGCGGCGATCGTGGCCGGCTCGGTCGAGCCGATCGAGATCGAGCGCGAGATGGAGCAGTCGTTCCTCGAGTACGCGATGTCGGTCATCATCGCCCGCGCCCTCCCGGACGCCCGCGACGGCCTGAAGCCGGTCCACCGCCGCATCCTCTGGGCGATGTCCGAGGGCGGTCTGCGCCCGGATCGCTCCCACGTCAAGTGCGCCACCGTCGTCGGCGACGTGCTCGGCAAGTACCACCCCCACGGCGACCAGTCGGTCTACGACGCGCTCGTCCGCATGGGCCAGCCGTTCAGCATCCGCCACACCCTCATCGATCCCCACGGCAACTTCGGCTCGCCGTCGGACCCGCCCGCGGCCTACCGCTACACCGAGTGCCGCCTCTCGCCGATCGCCATGCAGCTGCTGGCCGACATCGACGAGGACACCGTCGACTTCTCGCCCAACTTCGACGGCCGCCACGACGAGCCCGACGTGCTGCCGGCCCGGTTCCCGAACCTGCTCGTCAACGGCAGCCAGGGCATCGCGGTGGGCATGGCCACCAACATCCCGCCCCACAACCTGGACGAGGTCGTCGACGCGGTCGTGCACCTGCTCGCCAACCCCGAGGCCACCACCGACGAGCTCATGGCGTTCGTCAAGGGCCCCGACTTCCCGACCGGCGGCAAGATCATGGGCCGATCCGGCATCGCGTCGGCCTACCGCACCGGCCGCGGCTCGATCCGCATCCGCGCCACCGCCGAGATCGAGGAGCACGACGGCGGCGACCGCATCGTCGTCACCGAGATCCCGTACCAGACGAGCATCGAGCAGATCGAGCAGAAGACCGCCGAGCTGGTCGAGAAGCGCGAGATCGAGGGCATCCGCGCCATCCGCAACGAGTCGGCCAAGGGCGTCACCAAGCTGGTGTTCGAGCTCAAGCGCGACGCACCGGCGCTCGTCATCCTCAACAACCTCTACAAGCACACGCCGCTGCAGGTGAGCTTCGGCGTCAACATGGTGGCGCTCGTCGACGGGGTGCCCCGCACGCTCACCCTGCGCGACGCGCTCGTCGCCTACGTCGAGCACCAGGTCGAGGTCATCACCCGGCGCTCGGAGTTCCGCCTGGCCAAGGCGCAGGCGCGGGCCCACATCGTCGAGGGGCTCATCAAGGCCCTCGACCTGATCGACCAGATCATCGCCACCATCCGGGCGTCCGAGGATCGTGCCGCGGCGCGCGAGTCGCTCACCGCGGCGCCGTTCGAGTTCTCGGTGGAGCAGGCCGACCACATCCTCGAGATGCAGCTCGTGCGCCTCACCCGCCTCGGGCGCGCCAACCTCGAGACCGAGCTGGCGGAGCTGCGCGAGAAGATCACCGAGCTCGAGGCGATCCTCGCCGACGAGGGCCGGCTCCGCAACGTCATCCGCGACGAGCTCGTCGCCGTCCGCGACGCCCACGCCACCCCGCGCGTGTGCCAGCTGGCGGTCGACTACGGCGACCTCGACATCGAGGACCTCATCGACGACGAGGAGGTCGTGGTCACGTTGTCCGAGCAGGGCTACGTGAAGACGGTGTCGATCGACGCCTTCCGCACCCAGGGCCGCGGCGGCCGGGGCGTGGCCGGGGCCAAGTTGAAGGACGAGGACTTCGTCAACCACGTCATCCACACCACGGCCCACGCCTACCTGCTGTTCTTCTCGAACCGGGGGCGGGTCTACCGGCTGAAGGCGCACCAGATCCCGATGATGGAGCGCACCGCCCGGGGCACGGCCATCGTCAACCTGCTCCAGCTGCAGCCCGACGAGCACATCCAGGCGCTCATCGACACCCGCGACTACGAGACGAACCGGTACCTGTTCTTCGCCACCCGCCAGGGTCAGGTGAAGAAGACGAGCTTCACCGACTACGACTCGTCGCTGCGGGCCGGCCTCATCGCGCTGAACCTGCGCGACGGCGACGAGCTCGTCGCGGTGTTCCCCACCAACGGCGAGGACGACATCTTGATGACGTCCCGCAACGGCCAGACGATCCGCTTCGCCGAGAGCGAGGTCCGGCCCATGGGGCGTGCGGCGGCCGGCGTGCGCGGCATGCGGCTGCGCGACGGCGACGTGCTCGTGGCCGCCGACGCGGTGCGCACCGACGCCGACTACGTGATCGTCACCGACGCGGGCTACGGCAAGCGCACCGCCCCCGACCGCTACCCGCGCAAGGGTCGCGGCACCCAGGGCGTGAAGGGCATCGCCCTCACCGAGCAGCGGGGTGAGGTCATCGCCGCCTTCATGGCCAGCCCCGAGGATCAGCTCGTCGTCGTCAGCTCGAACGGCGTGCTCATCCGCACGCTCGTGGGCGAGATCTCCGAGCAGGGCCGCTCGGCCACCGGCGTGCGGGTCATGAACCTCCCCGACGGCGATCGCGTCGCCTCGGTCGCGCCGGTCACCTCGACCGACGCCGACGACGACGTCCCGCTCGAGTCGCCCGACACCGCGCCGGCCGACGCCGACGTCGAGGTCGACGCCGAGGCCTGA
- a CDS encoding pilus assembly protein TadG-related protein, which translates to MLPLVALLMLVVAGVAVGVVTVGTVLVDRATARTAADAAALVAALEDDAAARDVAEDNGARLVRVVRLGDEVEVEVAVGRARARARAAAVQEVVPPPARD; encoded by the coding sequence GTGCTGCCGCTGGTGGCGCTGCTGATGCTCGTCGTCGCCGGCGTGGCGGTGGGGGTGGTGACGGTCGGGACCGTGCTGGTCGACCGGGCGACGGCACGGACCGCCGCGGACGCCGCGGCGCTCGTCGCTGCGCTGGAGGACGATGCCGCGGCGCGGGACGTGGCCGAGGACAACGGCGCCCGGCTTGTGCGGGTGGTGCGCCTCGGCGACGAGGTGGAGGTCGAGGTGGCGGTGGGACGAGCCCGCGCGAGGGCCCGGGCGGCGGCGGTCCAGGAGGTCGTTCCGCCGCCTGCGCGTGACTGA
- a CDS encoding DUF3566 domain-containing protein — protein MSDRSGVGAPTHDGAEPGATGSEEPAEETSAAPRRRRAAGLLEAAFGAEPAAGRTPPGVPSGPTAGDAASAPAKKTPAKKAPAKKASATKASARKAPATKASAATASANTAPAAAAAASAPAAAVRSGDRTVERPAATAAAAPTAAARPARPAVADDRGRRRGPLRARQVHRVIRRVDPWSMLKLSLVFWFCVWLMVMISGVLIWGVAVGSGTVEGVEGFIARLLAFEEFTFNADQIFRLFAMGGLILVFLATAVSAILAVLFNLISDLIGGIRITVIEEETTRRVVRER, from the coding sequence ATGTCAGATCGCTCGGGGGTGGGCGCCCCCACGCACGACGGCGCCGAACCCGGGGCGACGGGTTCGGAGGAACCGGCGGAGGAGACCTCCGCCGCGCCCCGCCGCCGACGGGCCGCCGGCCTCCTCGAGGCCGCCTTCGGCGCCGAACCCGCCGCAGGCCGGACCCCGCCCGGCGTGCCGTCGGGTCCCACCGCCGGCGACGCCGCGTCGGCCCCGGCGAAGAAGACGCCCGCGAAGAAGGCGCCGGCGAAGAAGGCGTCGGCCACCAAGGCGTCGGCCAGGAAGGCGCCGGCGACGAAGGCATCGGCCGCGACGGCGTCGGCGAACACGGCCCCGGCGGCGGCCGCCGCCGCGTCGGCCCCGGCCGCTGCCGTGCGGTCCGGTGACCGCACCGTCGAGCGTCCCGCTGCCACCGCCGCCGCGGCGCCCACTGCCGCCGCTCGTCCGGCCCGTCCCGCCGTCGCCGACGACCGCGGTCGGCGTCGCGGCCCGCTGCGGGCCCGCCAGGTCCACCGGGTGATCCGGCGCGTCGACCCGTGGTCGATGCTCAAGCTGTCGCTCGTGTTCTGGTTCTGCGTCTGGCTGATGGTGATGATCTCGGGCGTGCTCATCTGGGGCGTCGCCGTCGGGTCCGGCACGGTCGAGGGCGTCGAGGGCTTCATCGCCCGACTCCTCGCCTTCGAGGAGTTCACGTTCAACGCGGACCAGATCTTCCGCCTGTTCGCGATGGGCGGGCTCATCCTCGTGTTCCTCGCCACCGCGGTGTCGGCGATCCTCGCCGTGCTCTTCAACCTCATCAGCGACCTGATCGGCGGCATCCGCATCACGGTCATCGAGGAGGAGACCACCCGGCGCGTCGTCCGCGAGCGCTGA
- a CDS encoding Gfo/Idh/MocA family oxidoreductase, with the protein MADPTVGVIGVGAVGARAARQLVSTDDLGTVVLRDVDVERVEAVARSLGSSARVETPPFAEPPRVDVAVLATPAGTHADLARDLLGAGSSVVSVADSVEDVRALLDLDAEARERGLSVVVGAGFSPGLTCVLARHAAAAFTAVDEIHVAVTGTGGPECARQHHRALAGWSVDWRDGGWVTRRGGSGRELCFFPDPVGGQDCYRAARPEALLLAPVFPGVARVTARMAATRRDRLTARLPMLRKPHPEGGPGGVRVEVRGRQGTARHVRVLGAMDRPAVGAGAVAAVAAAHVLAGSVQRPGAGSLAELVEPVPFLTELARRGVKAAVFEGHDTDPSGFVRPAG; encoded by the coding sequence GTGGCGGATCCCACGGTCGGCGTGATCGGCGTCGGCGCCGTCGGCGCGCGCGCCGCGCGCCAGCTGGTCTCCACCGACGACCTCGGCACCGTCGTGCTGCGCGACGTCGACGTCGAGCGGGTCGAGGCCGTGGCCCGTTCCCTCGGCTCCAGCGCCCGCGTCGAGACGCCCCCCTTCGCCGAGCCGCCGCGCGTCGACGTGGCCGTGCTCGCCACACCGGCGGGGACCCACGCCGACCTCGCCCGAGACCTGCTCGGCGCCGGCTCGTCGGTGGTGTCGGTCGCCGACTCGGTGGAGGACGTCCGCGCCCTGCTCGACCTCGACGCCGAGGCGCGCGAGCGCGGGTTGTCGGTCGTCGTCGGGGCCGGGTTCTCGCCCGGGTTGACCTGCGTGCTCGCCCGCCACGCCGCCGCCGCGTTCACCGCCGTCGACGAGATCCACGTGGCGGTCACCGGCACCGGCGGACCGGAGTGCGCCCGCCAGCACCACCGCGCCCTCGCCGGCTGGTCGGTCGACTGGCGCGACGGCGGCTGGGTCACCCGTCGAGGTGGCTCGGGCCGCGAGCTGTGCTTCTTCCCCGATCCCGTGGGCGGTCAGGACTGCTACCGGGCCGCCCGCCCGGAGGCCCTGCTCCTGGCCCCCGTGTTCCCCGGGGTCGCCCGCGTCACCGCCCGCATGGCGGCCACCCGGCGCGACCGGCTCACCGCCCGGCTCCCGATGCTGCGCAAGCCCCACCCCGAAGGCGGCCCCGGTGGGGTGCGCGTCGAGGTCCGCGGGCGGCAGGGCACGGCACGCCACGTCCGGGTCCTCGGCGCCATGGACCGTCCGGCGGTCGGCGCCGGCGCGGTGGCCGCCGTCGCCGCCGCGCACGTCCTCGCCGGCTCGGTCCAGCGACCCGGCGCGGGCAGCCTCGCCGAGCTCGTGGAACCGGTCCCGTTCCTCACCGAGCTGGCCCGTCGGGGCGTCAAGGCGGCGGTGTTCGAGGGCCACGACACCGATCCCTCGGGGTTCGTTCGTCCAGCCGGCTAA
- a CDS encoding sigma-70 family RNA polymerase sigma factor, with product MADNQDLSKRIEENLPLVKHIVFQVAVHFPRHVDREELARAGALGLVEAARRYDDDRGVPFERFAAQRIRGAILDAVRAADWAPRSVRTLARRLEAAEQRLASQLGRVPSPAEMADELGISRAELNRLQDRMFRSVVLALEHEVTDDTDEDLTLVDVLTDQSCIEPLEELESREMLGYLRDAVSLLPERQRIVVVGYFLEGRTSQDLARFLGVTESRISQLRSEALEMLREGIESQYAPAADDAPSGRVARRKANYAAAISAASDWRDRLDFVDDHSVPEEPPVPVGARWS from the coding sequence ATGGCTGACAACCAGGACCTGTCGAAGCGGATCGAGGAGAACCTCCCGCTCGTCAAGCACATCGTGTTCCAGGTCGCCGTCCACTTCCCACGGCACGTCGACCGCGAGGAGCTGGCCCGGGCCGGCGCCCTCGGGCTCGTCGAGGCGGCCCGCCGCTACGACGACGACCGGGGCGTCCCCTTCGAGCGCTTCGCCGCACAGCGGATCCGTGGTGCCATCCTCGACGCCGTCCGGGCCGCCGACTGGGCGCCCCGCTCGGTGCGCACCCTCGCCCGCCGCCTCGAGGCCGCCGAGCAGCGCCTCGCCAGCCAGCTCGGCCGGGTGCCGAGCCCCGCGGAGATGGCCGACGAGCTCGGCATCTCCCGCGCCGAGCTCAACCGGCTCCAGGACCGCATGTTCCGCTCCGTCGTCCTGGCCCTCGAGCACGAGGTCACCGACGACACCGACGAGGACCTCACGCTGGTCGACGTCCTCACCGACCAGAGCTGCATCGAGCCCCTCGAGGAGCTCGAGAGCCGCGAGATGCTCGGCTACCTGCGCGACGCCGTGTCGCTGCTGCCCGAGCGCCAGCGCATCGTGGTCGTCGGGTACTTCCTCGAGGGCCGCACCTCCCAGGACCTGGCCCGCTTCCTCGGCGTCACCGAGTCCCGCATCTCCCAGCTGCGCTCCGAGGCGCTCGAGATGCTGCGCGAGGGCATCGAGTCGCAGTACGCCCCGGCCGCCGACGACGCCCCGAGCGGGCGGGTGGCGCGCCGCAAGGCCAACTACGCCGCGGCGATCTCGGCCGCCAGCGACTGGCGTGACCGGCTGGACTTCGTCGACGACCACTCGGTCCCCGAGGAGCCCCCGGTCCCCGTCGGCGCCCGCTGGAGCTAG
- a CDS encoding serine/threonine-protein kinase has translation MADAPPPDIPGYDVERELGHGGFADVFLYRQRLPSRLVAVKVLRQTASSPTDRAQFEDEANRMAMLSSHPGIVTIYEVGVSADDRPYISMEYCPHDHFGRIVRAHPLTTSRALEVGIKVAAAVETAHRAGILHRDVKPANVLLTTYGEPALTDFGIAGGIGAEAAAASQGVSIPFAAPEVLNGSTDGDALSDVYSLGATVYALLAGRAPFSTGEQMSEAEAIQRVLHAPLPPTGRADVPPSLERVLAHALARDPANRYDSAAAFGRALQGIEAELGLAQTPLRITEATSAPPPAPDLDDDDSTRFRAVQRVDPDAPARPAVPPVPDRPPSGAAPAAPPWRVEEALPADGGLGDRTIHRGSAARADHDAPAATDDTGADSGRRPWGRIVLLAASGLVVVGGVAALLSAVGGEAEPPGTTTPPDTSPLVVSGVPGRPDDVTITVDDAGGQLVTWSTPGAEDGDTYQVFFTDGPEGLAGESRTTAEPELRIEEEEAVCLTVEAIRGGRVSAASTEVCTP, from the coding sequence ATGGCCGACGCCCCGCCCCCCGACATCCCCGGCTACGACGTCGAGCGCGAGCTCGGCCACGGCGGCTTCGCCGACGTGTTCCTCTACCGCCAGCGCCTGCCCTCGCGCCTCGTGGCCGTGAAGGTCCTGCGCCAGACGGCGTCGTCCCCCACCGACCGGGCCCAGTTCGAGGACGAGGCCAACCGGATGGCGATGCTGTCCTCCCACCCCGGGATCGTCACGATCTACGAGGTCGGCGTCTCGGCCGACGATCGCCCGTACATCTCGATGGAGTACTGCCCGCACGACCACTTCGGTCGCATCGTGCGGGCGCACCCGTTGACCACGAGTCGTGCGCTCGAGGTCGGCATCAAGGTGGCGGCGGCCGTCGAGACCGCCCACCGGGCCGGCATCCTGCACCGGGACGTGAAGCCCGCCAACGTGCTGCTCACCACCTACGGCGAGCCGGCGCTCACCGACTTCGGCATCGCCGGGGGCATCGGGGCCGAGGCCGCCGCCGCCAGCCAGGGCGTGTCGATCCCCTTCGCGGCGCCCGAGGTGCTCAACGGATCGACGGACGGCGACGCGCTGTCCGACGTCTACTCCCTCGGGGCCACCGTGTACGCCCTGCTCGCCGGGCGGGCCCCGTTCAGCACCGGCGAGCAGATGTCGGAGGCCGAGGCGATCCAGCGGGTGCTCCACGCCCCGCTGCCGCCGACGGGGCGGGCCGACGTGCCCCCGTCGCTCGAACGTGTCCTGGCCCACGCCCTGGCCCGAGACCCGGCCAACCGCTACGACTCCGCGGCGGCGTTCGGTCGCGCCCTGCAGGGCATCGAGGCCGAGCTGGGCCTCGCCCAGACCCCGCTGCGCATCACCGAGGCGACGAGCGCCCCGCCGCCGGCCCCCGACCTGGACGACGACGACAGCACCCGCTTCCGGGCCGTGCAGCGCGTCGACCCCGACGCCCCCGCCCGGCCGGCCGTCCCGCCCGTCCCGGACCGCCCGCCGTCGGGGGCGGCCCCTGCCGCACCGCCCTGGCGGGTCGAGGAGGCCCTCCCCGCCGACGGCGGCCTCGGTGACCGCACGATCCACCGCGGGAGCGCCGCACGGGCCGACCACGACGCGCCGGCTGCGACCGACGACACCGGCGCCGACAGTGGCCGTCGACCCTGGGGCCGCATCGTGCTCCTCGCCGCGTCGGGGCTCGTGGTCGTCGGTGGCGTGGCCGCCCTCCTCTCCGCGGTGGGCGGCGAGGCCGAGCCTCCCGGCACGACCACCCCGCCCGACACCAGCCCGCTGGTGGTCAGCGGCGTGCCCGGCCGCCCCGATGACGTCACGATCACCGTCGACGACGCCGGCGGGCAGCTCGTCACGTGGTCCACGCCCGGCGCCGAGGACGGCGACACCTACCAGGTGTTCTTCACCGACGGGCCCGAGGGCCTCGCCGGTGAGTCCCGCACCACCGCGGAGCCCGAGCTGCGGATCGAGGAGGAGGAGGCGGTCTGCCTCACCGTCGAAGCGATCCGCGGCGGTCGGGTGTCCGCAGCCAGCACGGAGGTGTGCACGCCCTGA